Sequence from the Sanguibacter keddieii DSM 10542 genome:
CGGGTACTCGGCCACGGGGTGACGCCAGTGGCAGAGCAGCAGGACGCCGTCGGACGCGAGCGAGCCGACAGCCCGGTCGAGCATCGTCGCGAGGTCGTCGTGCCCGTAGTAGTAGCCGACCTCGGAGAGGACCACGAGGTCGAACTCCCCCTCGGGCCACTCGTCCGGGGTGGTCAGCTGCTCGAACCGTGCCCGGCCACCGAGCCGGCGGCGGGCCGCCTCGAGGGGCGCCGCGGCGATGTCGACGCCGAGGACGGAGTCGCTGCGGTCGGCGAGCTCCGCCGTGAGCACGCCCGTCGAGCACCCGATCTCCAGGGCGGAGCGGAAGCGCTGTCGGGGCAGGCTCGCGAGGGTCACCGCACGCTTGCGCTCCTCGTACCACCGAGACTCGAAGCCCCAGGGGTCGGCCTTGCCCGCGTAGAAGCGGTCGAAGAACTCCTCGCCGAGGCTGGATGTGCTGCCTGCGGCTGCTGGGGTGCTGTCCGACGCCGTGCGGGCAGTGTCCGGTGGGCTCGCAGCAGACGCCCCGCCGGCCCCGTGCACCACGAAGACCTCGTTCGGGCGGTCGAAGTGCTGCAGCATCTCGGGTCCCAGCAGCGCCTCGTCCCCGGGCTGGTCAGACAGCGGCGCGACCTGGCTGCGGTGCTCGGACATCGCCCGGCGGCGGGCGCAGAGGTCGTCGGTGTCGAGATCGAGACGGCGCATCGACGTCCAGGGCTGGTCGGGGTCCTCAGGCGAAGCCCAGTGCCAGAACCACACGGGGTACTCGAGCAGCGAGAGCCCTCGAGCGTCGGCGACCTCGCGGGCCACCTCTCCGG
This genomic interval carries:
- a CDS encoding bifunctional PIG-L family deacetylase/class I SAM-dependent methyltransferase; the protein is MSFDHREPGTLETAWCLSGRLDALEPLDLDVHAGRPVTHVVVLAAHPDDETLGAAGLVHRLAATGARVTYVIASDGESSHPGSPTTTSTALARARREEVVAAVDQVAPGAAVHLLGLPDGGLREHRAVLRATLDALVGAASAAVVTGERRSADSDIPPDEGNPSVLVVAPWAGDGHRDHRIAGEVAREVADARGLSLLEYPVWFWHWASPEDPDQPWTSMRRLDLDTDDLCARRRAMSEHRSQVAPLSDQPGDEALLGPEMLQHFDRPNEVFVVHGAGGASAASPPDTARTASDSTPAAAGSTSSLGEEFFDRFYAGKADPWGFESRWYEERKRAVTLASLPRQRFRSALEIGCSTGVLTAELADRSDSVLGVDIAAAPLEAARRRLGGRARFEQLTTPDEWPEGEFDLVVLSEVGYYYGHDDLATMLDRAVGSLASDGVLLLCHWRHPVAEYPLGGDEVHHAALDLPGLEVLVHHEEEDFVLDVLVRAPATSVARETGLL